TTTTAGGTTAATGTTTAAATTTCGAAAGTAGTTGAGAAATTTCTCTTTAGTAATTAGCTTGACCTTTTCATTGAACTGAAATGTTTTATTTCCATCAGTTATTTTTATTTTTTTATAAACAAATTCTGAGTCATGTTTTTTTTCAATTTCGAATAAAATATTATTTATAACTTTTGTTTCAAATAAATTATTTTTTTGATTGTTTACAATTTTACTTGCATTAAAAAAATCAATTATAAAATAACCATTAACTTTTAATGCATTAAATATATTTTTAAATACTAATTGATGTTCTTTGTCATTATTAAAATATCCAAAGCTTGTAAATAAATTTAGAATTACATCATATTGGTTTTTAAAATTAATATTTCGCATATCCATATGATAAAATTTTAATTTATCATTTTCATAAGGAATTGCTTTTTGTAAGCTTTTTTCAGACAGGTCAATACCATCCAAATAAAATCCTTTTTTATTTAAATTAATTGCATGACGTCCACTGCCACAACCAAGATCTAGGAAGTGACAGTTGTTATTAGGTTTTATTATCTTCAATATGTTTTGTATAAATAAGTTAGCCTCTTTGTTGTCCCTGTTACTATATAAAATGTGATAATATTTTGAGTCAAACCAGTTTTCAAACCATGTCATAATAATTTATTTTTTTTTCCAAGTAGTACCTGCTGTGGGTGAATACGATTTAGTCCATCCATTTTTTTGTAAATGTAAATGATATTGTGATAATGTTAGCTGGTCATTTCTAAGGCTGTTTTCTAGATTTTTGTCGTAATAAGCAGGAAATGATATTTTATTTTTTTGAGATCTTTTATGCCAATTTCTAGCAGCACTTTTCCAGCATTTCATGGAATTTCTTCCAACCTTCCATCCATTTGACTCATAATAGTCATAAAACATCTCACAATTATTATTATTATCACCTAATTCACTAAAATAATTCTTAATTAATATTTTTGTTGGTTTTATGAATTTCTTTTTAGACTTAGTTAAATTATTTGTTTTTTGTTTGATTTGTTTATTGGTTTTTCGTGAGAAGTTGTCAAAAATAATATTTGCAATATTATTATGAAGAATTTTCACATAAACCATTTCTTGGGTTTCTTTTTTAATTATTACGTCAATAAACTTTAATCGGTACAATTTGTTAATTGCTATTTTAATTTTTTTTATAGAAATGGTGGTGTTATCAGAAATTTCTTTGAGTTGATTTAAATAATATTCTTTCTGTATTACTTTTACTGATTTTTTATTATCCGTTTGTTGTAGCTCATATAGAACAATTGTTGTATCTAAACCAAAATCTTTAACAAATGTTTTATTTAATATATATGACTGTTCTCCAGAAAATAATATTTTTGATATATTCATGAGAGTCAAATTTATTAATTGGTTTTGTTAATTCAAAATAATTTTTTAGATCCCTTTAACATGATTTCCAAATTGGATCATTTGGAGTAGGTGCAGTAATGGAAATTTCTGTTTTTTTGATTGGATGGATAAATTTAATATTTCTTGAATGAAGATTAATACTGGCATCTTTATTAGTTCCTTTTGCGTTGTATTTTATATCTCCTTTTATTGGCGATCCGATTGCAGATAATTGTACTCTTATCTGATGGTGTCTGCCTGTGATTAATTCAATTTCATAAAGAAAGTAATTATTTAGTTTTTTTAATAGTTTATATTTTAATTGAGATTTTAAAAATCCTTTTTGCTCTTCTTGTCCAACAAATGATTTATTTAGTTTTCTATTTTTTTTTAGAAAATGAATCAATTCACCAGAATTTTGGTTTATTTTATTTTTAACAATTGCCCAGTATGTTTTTTTTATATTCTTTTCTCTAAATAATCTTGTCATTCTTGATAGAGATTTACTTGTTTTAGATAGTATTACTATTCCACTTACTGGTCTGTCAATTCTGTGAGGAAGACCTAAATATACGTTACCTAATTTATTGTATGTTTTTTTTATATACTCTTTCCCAATATCTAATAGTGTATTATCCCCTGTTTTATCTCCTTGAACAGGTAATTTTGAAGGTTTGTTAACTATTATTATATGATTATCTTCATAAAGAATCCAGTCTTTCATAATTTATTCGTACTGCTCATTATTATTTGGAAATGAATTATTTTTAACATCACTTATGTAGTTAGATACTGCATTATTAACAATTTCAGATAAGTTGCTGTATCTTCTTAAAAATCTTGGATTAAACGTCATATTCATGCCTAGCATATCATGCATTACTAGAACTTGTCCGTCTACTTTAGACCCTGCACCAATTCCAATAATTGGGATTGTTACAGATTTTGTAATTTCCGCAGCTAATTTAGCAGGTATCTTTTCTAATACTACAGCAAAACATCCAGCTTTCTCTAGTTTAATTACATCAGATTTAA
This is a stretch of genomic DNA from Flavobacteriales bacterium TMED191. It encodes these proteins:
- a CDS encoding RluA family pseudouridine synthase translates to MKDWILYEDNHIIIVNKPSKLPVQGDKTGDNTLLDIGKEYIKKTYNKLGNVYLGLPHRIDRPVSGIVILSKTSKSLSRMTRLFREKNIKKTYWAIVKNKINQNSGELIHFLKKNRKLNKSFVGQEEQKGFLKSQLKYKLLKKLNNYFLYEIELITGRHHQIRVQLSAIGSPIKGDIKYNAKGTNKDASINLHSRNIKFIHPIKKTEISITAPTPNDPIWKSC
- a CDS encoding class I SAM-dependent methyltransferase — encoded protein: MTWFENWFDSKYYHILYSNRDNKEANLFIQNILKIIKPNNNCHFLDLGCGSGRHAINLNKKGFYLDGIDLSEKSLQKAIPYENDKLKFYHMDMRNINFKNQYDVILNLFTSFGYFNNDKEHQLVFKNIFNALKVNGYFIIDFFNASKIVNNQKNNLFETKVINNILFEIEKKHDSEFVYKKIKITDGNKTFQFNEKVKLITKEKFLNYFRNLNINLKFEYGDYHLSKYNLNSSDRLILIFQKNA